The Flavobacteriaceae bacterium 3519-10 genome includes a window with the following:
- a CDS encoding Putative secreted protein: MKPILLILILLSTLASAQNTIQPEPVPQLSFVRSADQLTLEAALELAKRSSEKARSFDREVSVAVLDASGTVVLLLRGDGVGPHNTEAARRKAYTALSTKTATLSLLRTSAANPDTHNLNTLPELLLLSGGAPIWYRGNVIGGIGVAGGGSAENDDVIARAAAIPEQGILTSK; this comes from the coding sequence ATGAAACCGATCTTACTCATTCTGATCCTGCTGTCAACGCTGGCATCAGCACAAAACACCATTCAGCCTGAACCGGTCCCGCAGCTGTCTTTTGTCAGGTCTGCAGACCAGCTGACTTTGGAAGCGGCATTGGAACTTGCAAAAAGAAGTTCTGAAAAAGCAAGAAGTTTTGATCGTGAAGTATCCGTCGCAGTTCTGGATGCCTCGGGTACAGTGGTCTTGCTGCTCCGTGGTGACGGCGTTGGGCCTCATAATACCGAAGCGGCACGGCGAAAGGCATACACTGCACTTTCAACTAAGACCGCGACACTTTCGCTTCTCAGGACATCCGCTGCAAATCCCGACACGCATAACCTCAATACGCTTCCCGAGTTGCTGCTGCTCAGTGGCGGAGCCCCCATCTGGTATCGCGGAAATGTGATAGGCGGCATTGGGGTCGCCGGTGGCGGCAGTGCGGAAAATGATGATGTCATCGCGCGTGCAGCCGCAATACCTGAACAAGGAATTTTAACTTCCAAATAA
- a CDS encoding cAMP-binding protein - catabolite gene activator and regulatory subunit of cAMP-dependent protein kinases → MEAFTDYILQFGNLNRQQIDLIVGKAKETELRKDSYFSEAGKIPRQVGFVLEGVMRGCYYNNKGDEITRCFISENSLVVDYVNFEAHTASSEYLQASTDCNLVVFSKADWEDLSRTIVGWDPIKNKMVQQCLYQKSRKGPVISQDATTRYLEFLENYPTLANRVALSHIASYLGVTQQSLSRIRKNIS, encoded by the coding sequence ATGGAAGCATTCACAGACTATATTTTGCAATTCGGCAACCTGAACAGACAGCAGATTGATCTTATTGTTGGTAAAGCGAAAGAAACAGAACTTCGCAAAGACAGTTATTTTTCTGAAGCCGGTAAAATTCCGCGTCAGGTGGGTTTTGTGCTCGAAGGCGTTATGCGCGGCTGCTACTATAATAACAAAGGCGACGAAATTACGCGTTGCTTTATTTCTGAAAACAGTTTGGTGGTAGATTACGTGAACTTTGAAGCCCATACGGCCTCTTCCGAATATTTACAGGCCAGCACCGACTGTAATCTCGTTGTTTTTTCAAAAGCAGATTGGGAGGATCTTTCGCGTACCATCGTCGGGTGGGACCCCATCAAAAACAAAATGGTTCAGCAATGCCTCTACCAAAAATCAAGGAAAGGCCCTGTAATTTCTCAGGACGCCACTACACGCTATCTGGAATTTCTCGAAAACTATCCGACGCTTGCGAACAGGGTAGCACTTTCTCATATTGCGTCCTACCTTGGCGTTACACAGCAGTCGCTGAGCAGGATAAGAAAAAATATCAGTTAG
- a CDS encoding ferrichrome iron receptor has protein sequence MRRKLLPVALIMGVTTFHAQSADTLKTEDITEVIINQTKKYKNENAFAVSKLPLKDIENPQVYNSIPKAVLKDQVSTNFKSVLTNATGITRLWESTSRGGDGAEYYTMRGFSTQSRLVNGMASFNNGGLDPANIENIDVIKGPAGTLYGGSLVSYGGLVNIQTKKPYDHLGGEVNYITGTNDLHRLTLDVNAPASEKLSLRLNTALHSEHSFQDRGFNRSFFLAPSLKYAPNERLTFLVNTEFKNNEAANAPMIFLSRYAPLSFSSIDLFEANYLKSYTSSELTTTNPSFSIQGQMIYKISPQWTSQTQVSTSSSKAMGYYQYLWDDSNGDTFTRYLSKSDSKTLASGIQQNFIGDFKIGNMRNRLVVGFDYLNTQVIANDTGWTTLGVVSLVNQTDTGILTKSAADQAVGALDVVPEASAETNIKSAYFSNVLNILPNLSAMVSLRIDNFSGKPNQWAEQEIENQTSFSPKLGVVYQPILNKLSLFANYMNGFQYLAPSQVSLPGSSETQLIIYDPERANQWEVGAKANIIANKLSLTASYYDITVTNKIVANPSSDGALQGGEVFSKGYEFSAVGTPVEGLNLIAGFSRNKSELISGDDTYNGLRPEEAGPEILANFWTNYKVQHGILKDLTAGFGFNYAGEHKTLNRHVIGTFTLPSYTVMNAMVGYFPEKYSIALKLDNLANKRYFSGWSTVTPQRPRTLSLSLGYQF, from the coding sequence ATGAGAAGAAAACTATTGCCAGTTGCCCTCATTATGGGCGTTACGACATTTCACGCACAAAGCGCGGATACTTTAAAGACTGAAGATATCACTGAGGTGATTATCAATCAAACTAAAAAGTACAAAAACGAAAATGCTTTCGCAGTATCAAAACTGCCCCTAAAGGATATTGAAAACCCGCAGGTTTATAACAGTATTCCAAAGGCCGTCTTAAAAGACCAGGTTTCCACGAATTTTAAAAGCGTACTGACCAATGCCACCGGCATCACCCGTCTTTGGGAGAGCACCTCCCGTGGCGGTGACGGTGCAGAGTATTATACGATGCGTGGATTTTCTACCCAGTCGAGATTGGTGAACGGCATGGCAAGTTTTAATAACGGCGGGCTCGATCCTGCTAATATCGAGAATATCGATGTCATCAAAGGGCCGGCGGGAACGCTGTATGGCGGATCGCTGGTTTCGTATGGCGGCCTCGTAAATATCCAGACTAAAAAGCCGTACGATCATTTAGGCGGAGAAGTTAATTACATAACCGGCACCAATGATCTCCACAGGCTTACACTTGATGTTAATGCGCCTGCTTCGGAGAAACTTTCACTCAGGCTGAACACTGCTCTGCATTCGGAACATTCGTTTCAGGACAGGGGTTTCAACCGCTCATTTTTCCTGGCGCCTTCGCTGAAGTATGCACCGAACGAACGGCTGACTTTTCTGGTGAATACCGAATTCAAAAATAATGAAGCAGCCAATGCGCCGATGATTTTCCTCAGCCGGTATGCGCCGCTTTCATTCAGCAGTATTGATCTGTTTGAGGCTAATTATCTGAAATCGTACACAAGCAGTGAACTCACGACCACCAACCCGAGTTTCAGCATCCAGGGCCAGATGATCTATAAGATTTCACCCCAGTGGACGTCCCAAACGCAGGTGTCAACAAGTTCAAGCAAGGCGATGGGATACTATCAATACCTTTGGGACGATTCGAACGGAGACACTTTTACCCGTTATCTGTCTAAAAGCGACAGCAAAACCCTTGCATCAGGGATCCAGCAAAACTTCATCGGCGATTTTAAGATCGGCAACATGAGAAACCGTCTGGTTGTGGGATTTGATTATCTCAATACCCAGGTCATTGCCAACGATACCGGATGGACTACCTTAGGTGTGGTGTCTTTAGTGAACCAAACCGATACCGGTATCCTCACCAAATCGGCCGCTGATCAGGCGGTGGGAGCTTTGGATGTGGTGCCGGAAGCCTCGGCAGAAACCAACATCAAAAGTGCATATTTCTCTAACGTCCTGAACATTCTTCCCAATTTATCGGCCATGGTCAGCCTCCGGATAGATAACTTCAGCGGCAAGCCCAATCAGTGGGCAGAGCAGGAAATCGAAAATCAGACTTCCTTTTCGCCTAAACTTGGAGTTGTTTATCAGCCTATTCTTAATAAACTGTCGCTGTTTGCCAATTATATGAACGGTTTTCAGTATCTCGCGCCTTCGCAGGTGTCGCTGCCGGGCTCTTCGGAAACACAGCTGATCATTTACGATCCTGAAAGGGCAAACCAGTGGGAGGTAGGCGCGAAGGCCAACATCATAGCCAATAAACTTTCACTTACTGCAAGTTACTACGACATTACGGTGACCAATAAGATCGTGGCCAATCCCAGTTCTGACGGCGCTTTGCAGGGCGGTGAAGTTTTCAGTAAGGGCTATGAATTCAGTGCGGTCGGAACTCCGGTAGAAGGACTGAATTTAATTGCCGGGTTCAGCCGTAACAAAAGTGAGCTCATTAGCGGAGATGATACGTATAATGGTCTCAGACCCGAAGAAGCAGGCCCTGAAATCCTTGCGAATTTCTGGACGAATTATAAAGTGCAGCACGGTATCCTGAAAGATCTTACCGCAGGTTTCGGCTTCAATTACGCGGGCGAGCATAAAACCCTTAACCGCCACGTCATCGGCACCTTTACGCTGCCAAGTTACACGGTGATGAATGCGATGGTGGGCTATTTCCCCGAAAAATACAGCATTGCTTTAAAACTTGACAATCTTGCCAACAAAAGATATTTTTCGGGGTGGAGCACGGTAACGCCTCAGAGACCCAGAACACTTTCTCTTTCATTAGGGTATCAGTTTTAG
- a CDS encoding permease, possible major facilitator superfamily, protein MKDFNSNMENRLQGNDTILAGFILAVLTFWLFANSMLNIAPLMSRQLGIGANSMNIAVSLAALFSGIFVVVFGGLADQIGRTRILRIGLYLSIVGSIIVALIPAGDAAEPLLLVGRALQGLSAACIMPTSLGLLKILWEGPAQQRAISFWSMGTFGGSGLAALFAGIIATNLGWRWIFILSAVVAVIALYLLKELPESKKESAGKYRPDWIGILLFLAAIVCLELFITSGGTLGYLSFTSLALLVAGIVVAVLFYYYEIRTTNHFFDFSLFKNSVFSGAIICNFLMNATSGIIIVALTLMQSAAGYSAQQAGLLTLGYAISVILFIRSGERMMRKIGARKPMVWGSLVVALATLLLMQTYLMTETYRILAIIAFTLFGTGLAFFATPATTAALSNLPADQSGAGAGVFKMASSLGAGFGIAIVAGIFTSVSGSGDTQDWLPELFLGKQDNINYRLAAIPALSAALIFALLSAIVANTKIPKDGGKIKKN, encoded by the coding sequence TTGAAGGATTTTAATAGTAATATGGAAAACAGACTTCAGGGCAACGACACAATTCTTGCTGGATTCATTCTCGCAGTACTCACTTTTTGGCTTTTCGCGAACTCAATGCTGAATATCGCTCCGCTAATGAGCCGGCAACTGGGTATTGGCGCAAACTCGATGAACATTGCGGTGTCGCTTGCAGCTTTATTCTCCGGAATATTTGTGGTGGTTTTTGGCGGTCTGGCAGACCAAATCGGGCGCACCAGGATTCTGCGGATCGGCCTTTATTTAAGCATTGTGGGTTCGATAATAGTTGCACTAATCCCTGCCGGTGATGCGGCCGAACCTCTATTATTGGTAGGCAGGGCGTTACAAGGGCTTTCGGCGGCCTGCATTATGCCAACGAGTTTGGGCCTGCTGAAAATCTTGTGGGAAGGCCCGGCGCAACAACGCGCGATAAGTTTCTGGAGTATGGGAACTTTTGGCGGTTCAGGTCTGGCAGCGCTTTTTGCAGGAATTATTGCGACCAACCTTGGCTGGCGCTGGATTTTCATACTCTCAGCAGTCGTTGCAGTGATAGCGCTTTATCTGTTAAAGGAACTTCCGGAAAGTAAAAAAGAATCTGCCGGAAAATACCGTCCGGACTGGATCGGGATCCTGCTGTTCTTAGCGGCGATCGTATGTCTCGAACTTTTTATAACCAGTGGCGGCACACTGGGCTATCTGAGTTTTACTTCACTTGCCTTGCTTGTTGCGGGCATTGTCGTTGCCGTACTTTTTTATTACTACGAAATCCGCACGACCAACCACTTTTTCGATTTCAGTTTATTTAAAAACAGCGTTTTTTCGGGGGCAATAATCTGCAATTTTTTAATGAATGCCACCTCGGGAATCATCATCGTAGCGCTTACTTTAATGCAGAGCGCTGCCGGGTACAGCGCGCAGCAGGCGGGTTTACTTACACTTGGTTACGCAATTTCGGTGATATTGTTCATACGGTCCGGCGAACGGATGATGCGGAAAATAGGTGCCAGAAAACCGATGGTTTGGGGTTCGCTCGTGGTTGCACTCGCCACTTTACTTTTAATGCAGACGTATTTGATGACCGAAACCTACCGGATTCTCGCCATAATCGCTTTCACCCTTTTTGGGACAGGACTGGCATTTTTTGCAACGCCGGCAACAACAGCCGCGCTTTCGAATCTGCCCGCAGACCAGTCGGGCGCGGGAGCTGGTGTTTTTAAAATGGCTTCCTCTCTCGGTGCAGGGTTTGGAATTGCGATTGTCGCCGGAATTTTCACGTCGGTTTCAGGCTCTGGCGATACGCAGGATTGGCTACCGGAGTTGTTCTTGGGCAAACAGGATAATATTAATTACAGGCTTGCCGCCATCCCGGCATTGTCAGCGGCTTTGATCTTCGCGCTGCTTTCAGCAATTGTAGCCAATACCAAAATCCCAAAAGACGGGGGCAAAATAAAAAAAAATTAA
- a CDS encoding Transthyretin-like periplasmic protein yields the protein MKKMFFTAFFAVLSVCAFGQTNTYQLSSHILDVSEGKPASGVNIRLELYSSGVWSLVDEKTTDKNGRITDFLPGNKSTGIYKLTYLVSDYFKRTNKETFYPFIEVVFQIKDDQHYHVPITLSAYGYSTYRGN from the coding sequence ATGAAAAAAATGTTTTTTACTGCCTTTTTCGCAGTTCTGTCTGTCTGCGCTTTCGGCCAGACAAACACTTACCAGTTGTCCAGCCACATTCTTGATGTGTCTGAAGGAAAACCTGCCAGCGGCGTAAACATCCGGCTGGAACTTTACAGCAGTGGGGTATGGTCTTTAGTTGATGAGAAAACAACCGATAAAAACGGCAGAATCACCGATTTTTTACCCGGTAACAAATCCACAGGTATCTACAAACTTACGTATCTCGTCAGCGATTACTTTAAAAGGACAAATAAAGAAACTTTCTACCCTTTTATAGAAGTTGTATTCCAGATCAAAGATGATCAGCATTATCACGTACCCATTACGCTTTCCGCTTACGGATATTCGACCTACCGAGGAAATTAG
- a CDS encoding major facilitator superfamily MFS_1 transporter gives MENSTEQQSFRGNDRLLYGIILGVLAFWMFAQTTLNINVGMAEDLGIEQNMMNIAVSITSLFSGIFIVVLGGLADRIGRVKMIQIGFILSIIGSALVAITPTGTAATPVLMAGRIFQGLSGAAIMPASLALVKAYWDGAARQRAVSLWSIGSWGGSGFCALFGGLVASNLGWRYIFWATVIISVIGFLMVKGTPESKGETKPNYRFDLAGVITFMLSVIALQLLLSKGSDFGWTSLLSLGLLAAFIIFGFIFYRIESGNSNAFVDFNLFRNSTYTGATISNFLLNATAGILIVSLSLVQLGAGLSSQESGLLTLGYAIAIVAFIRVGEKLLQKFGARKPMIWGCLVVGLSIILLMQTQLMTDTYKILAVVAYTLFGLGLAFYATPSTDAALSNLPDDQAGAGSGIYKMASSLGVALGVAVSAAIFTALSGQTGQMEWMNGLINFHGRQDNLALRQGALVALGVNLLMVILAIISIMMTVPKHSKKD, from the coding sequence ATGGAAAATTCAACCGAACAACAATCTTTCCGCGGCAACGACCGGCTGCTCTACGGAATTATCCTGGGCGTTTTAGCTTTTTGGATGTTCGCACAAACCACCCTGAATATCAATGTCGGGATGGCCGAAGACCTCGGCATAGAACAGAACATGATGAACATCGCGGTCTCAATCACTTCGCTGTTTTCCGGAATATTTATCGTTGTCCTTGGTGGCCTAGCGGACAGGATTGGGCGCGTTAAAATGATTCAGATTGGTTTTATTCTCAGTATTATAGGATCCGCTTTGGTGGCTATCACACCAACTGGGACGGCAGCTACACCGGTTCTAATGGCCGGACGGATCTTTCAGGGTCTTTCGGGTGCTGCCATTATGCCTGCCAGTTTAGCGCTGGTTAAAGCCTACTGGGACGGAGCCGCAAGACAGCGCGCCGTGAGTTTGTGGTCGATTGGCTCGTGGGGCGGATCCGGCTTTTGTGCGCTCTTTGGAGGATTGGTTGCCTCAAATCTTGGCTGGAGATATATCTTTTGGGCAACGGTAATAATCTCGGTAATCGGTTTTTTAATGGTGAAAGGCACGCCCGAAAGTAAAGGCGAAACAAAACCAAATTACAGATTCGACCTCGCTGGTGTCATAACTTTTATGCTGTCGGTCATTGCACTGCAGCTCTTGCTGAGCAAAGGAAGCGATTTCGGCTGGACAAGCCTTTTATCTCTCGGCCTGCTGGCGGCGTTTATCATTTTCGGTTTCATATTTTACAGGATTGAAAGTGGAAATTCAAACGCATTTGTTGATTTTAATCTGTTCAGAAATTCCACCTACACCGGAGCTACCATTTCGAATTTTCTGCTCAATGCCACAGCCGGGATACTGATTGTTTCGCTATCACTCGTGCAGTTAGGCGCAGGCCTGAGTTCGCAGGAATCAGGATTGCTGACTTTGGGATACGCAATAGCGATTGTAGCGTTCATCCGTGTAGGTGAAAAACTGTTACAGAAATTCGGCGCAAGAAAACCGATGATCTGGGGCTGTTTAGTTGTGGGTTTATCGATTATATTGCTCATGCAGACGCAGCTGATGACCGACACGTACAAAATACTGGCGGTTGTTGCCTATACGCTCTTCGGTCTCGGGCTTGCATTTTATGCGACGCCGTCCACAGATGCTGCACTTTCTAACCTTCCCGACGATCAGGCCGGCGCAGGTTCCGGGATTTACAAAATGGCTTCGTCCCTTGGTGTTGCACTTGGAGTAGCGGTGTCTGCCGCCATTTTCACAGCACTGAGCGGACAAACTGGTCAGATGGAATGGATGAACGGACTTATTAATTTCCATGGAAGACAAGATAACCTGGCGCTTCGTCAGGGCGCACTGGTTGCGCTTGGTGTTAATTTACTGATGGTTATTTTGGCAATTATTTCAATTATGATGACAGTGCCGAAACATTCCAAAAAAGACTGA
- a CDS encoding short-chain dehydrogenase/reductase SDR — translation MKSVLITGANKGIGFETARQLLQKGFYVYLGSRDVENGIKAVQKLKAENLAHVEVIQMDVTDPASVNSARLEIGKKTSCLDVLINNAGINGGAPYTALEASKEQFMAAFNTNVFGVASVTQSFMGLLRKSPAPRIVNVSTSVGSLTLQSDPTWMGYDFAKYAVYGSSKAALNMLTVHLAYELRDTPFKVNAVCPGYTKTDFTGGNGGEVEEAAKRIVKYAMLNPDGVTGAFISEETNPATGSIPW, via the coding sequence ATGAAGTCCGTATTGATCACCGGTGCCAACAAAGGCATTGGCTTTGAAACAGCCCGCCAACTACTGCAAAAAGGTTTTTACGTGTATCTCGGAAGCCGGGATGTCGAAAATGGTATCAAAGCCGTTCAAAAACTTAAGGCCGAAAACCTCGCTCATGTTGAAGTTATTCAAATGGACGTCACCGACCCTGCTTCTGTAAACAGCGCCCGACTCGAAATCGGTAAAAAAACCAGTTGTCTGGACGTCCTGATCAACAATGCAGGTATCAACGGCGGCGCACCTTATACCGCTCTTGAGGCAAGCAAAGAGCAGTTTATGGCTGCATTTAATACCAATGTATTTGGCGTGGCAAGTGTTACCCAGTCGTTTATGGGTTTATTGCGCAAATCTCCTGCACCCAGAATTGTGAATGTAAGCACAAGCGTCGGCTCACTCACCCTGCAAAGCGACCCTACGTGGATGGGTTACGACTTTGCGAAATATGCGGTTTACGGTTCATCAAAAGCAGCCTTGAATATGCTTACCGTCCATTTGGCTTACGAACTTCGCGACACTCCGTTCAAAGTTAATGCAGTTTGTCCCGGTTATACAAAAACCGATTTTACAGGCGGCAACGGAGGCGAAGTGGAAGAAGCCGCAAAACGCATTGTAAAATATGCAATGTTGAACCCGGATGGTGTAACAGGCGCCTTTATCAGTGAAGAAACCAACCCTGCAACTGGCAGTATTCCGTGGTGA
- a CDS encoding Amidohydrolase translates to MSTEVLEQIKSGKENLASWMNHMHKTPELAMAETNTAQFIAERLREIGGWEIAEGVGKTGIVASMTVGTGQKSIGLRADFDALPIEETNDLPYKSTIPGKAHLCGHDGHTTMLLGAAKYLAETKNFNGTVRLIFQPGEETMEGAPAMISDGLFERFPVDAVFGMHNMPGLELGKFYFNTGKFMAAVDNWEIEITGKGSHGSMPELSIDPIVCGSALVMALQTIVSRNLSPWHSSVVNVGSFQSGLAGNAVPQSAILKLSIRNMDPEDRKMVLDKVRTITKAQAEAFSCKVEIREGVPGTVLVNSDEETHWAAGVAKSVFGDENVFSDAHPYMGSEDFAFMLEKKKGNYCMVGNGETFMVHHPQYIFNQDLLPVGARYWVALAENYLT, encoded by the coding sequence ATGAGCACAGAAGTTTTAGAACAGATAAAATCCGGAAAAGAAAATTTAGCATCGTGGATGAATCACATGCACAAAACACCAGAACTTGCAATGGCGGAGACAAATACTGCACAGTTTATTGCTGAGCGGCTGCGTGAAATCGGAGGTTGGGAAATCGCAGAAGGCGTTGGCAAAACCGGTATTGTCGCGTCAATGACAGTCGGAACCGGGCAGAAATCAATCGGGCTGCGCGCAGATTTTGATGCGTTGCCGATCGAAGAAACTAACGACCTGCCATACAAAAGCACGATACCGGGAAAAGCACATCTCTGTGGTCACGACGGCCACACGACCATGCTGCTTGGCGCCGCAAAATACCTTGCCGAAACCAAAAATTTCAACGGAACGGTGCGACTTATTTTTCAGCCAGGCGAAGAAACCATGGAAGGTGCGCCAGCGATGATTAGCGACGGTCTTTTTGAAAGATTTCCGGTGGACGCCGTATTCGGGATGCATAACATGCCCGGACTTGAACTCGGGAAATTCTACTTCAACACCGGGAAATTCATGGCAGCGGTGGACAACTGGGAAATTGAAATTACGGGAAAAGGCTCCCACGGCTCGATGCCTGAGCTCAGTATTGACCCGATCGTGTGCGGCTCAGCATTAGTGATGGCGCTGCAGACCATCGTCTCCAGAAACCTCTCACCATGGCACAGTTCGGTCGTTAATGTGGGCTCGTTCCAATCAGGTTTGGCCGGAAATGCGGTGCCGCAAAGTGCAATATTAAAGTTAAGTATCAGAAATATGGATCCTGAAGATCGCAAAATGGTGCTCGATAAAGTGCGCACCATTACAAAAGCGCAGGCAGAAGCATTCAGTTGCAAAGTTGAAATCCGTGAGGGAGTTCCGGGTACTGTGCTGGTAAATTCCGATGAGGAAACGCACTGGGCCGCCGGGGTTGCAAAGTCGGTTTTTGGGGATGAAAATGTTTTTAGCGATGCACATCCGTATATGGGTAGCGAAGATTTCGCCTTTATGCTCGAAAAAAAGAAAGGCAATTACTGCATGGTGGGGAACGGCGAAACCTTCATGGTACATCATCCACAATACATCTTTAATCAGGACCTTTTGCCGGTTGGTGCCAGATATTGGGTGGCACTCGCCGAGAATTATCTTACATAA
- a CDS encoding GTPase and tRNA-U34 5-formylation enzyme TrmE has protein sequence MNNDTICALATANGIGAIGIIRVSGSDSIRIVNLIFEGKDLEKANSHTVHYGFIKDGDETVDEVMVTVFMAPKTFTTEDSVEISFHGSPFIGKKILEVLIKNGARMARAGEFTMRAFMNGRIDLSQAESIADLIASENEASRKVALNQLKGGITNEISILRTDLLNFVSLIELELDFAEEDVEFADRDALVQLLRKIEEKLISLIDSFEYGNAIKNGVGVAIIGKPNAGKSTLLNALLKEERAIVSDIAGTTRDTIEEMLHIKGNAFRLIDTAGLRETSDEIEKIGVAKAREKVATAEILVYLIDSTETDISEDVELIRDLARYDLSLIVLLTKTDLPKSALQSEEIRNSLPVLDFKDFHLIPVSAKQNSNLDELKEAFTGYVDDLNSGENNVVITNQRHFEALQHSLQAVHAVHEAVSSRITTELLAYELRNALEYLGEISGEFTNDEVLGNIFSKFCIGK, from the coding sequence ATGAACAATGATACAATCTGTGCATTAGCAACGGCCAACGGCATCGGCGCCATCGGAATTATCCGGGTTTCGGGAAGCGATTCGATCCGGATTGTTAACCTTATTTTTGAGGGCAAAGACCTTGAAAAAGCTAACTCGCACACTGTGCACTATGGTTTTATCAAAGACGGCGACGAGACGGTTGACGAAGTGATGGTGACTGTATTTATGGCGCCAAAAACCTTTACCACCGAGGATTCTGTAGAAATCTCGTTCCACGGATCGCCTTTTATCGGCAAGAAAATTCTTGAAGTTTTAATTAAAAACGGCGCACGAATGGCCCGAGCCGGCGAGTTTACGATGCGCGCTTTTATGAACGGCCGCATCGATCTTTCGCAGGCAGAATCTATTGCTGACCTGATCGCTTCAGAAAATGAGGCGTCGCGAAAAGTGGCGCTGAACCAGTTGAAAGGCGGAATTACCAACGAAATTTCTATCCTTCGCACCGATTTGCTGAACTTTGTTTCCTTAATAGAACTTGAACTCGATTTTGCTGAAGAGGATGTAGAGTTTGCCGACCGCGACGCGTTGGTGCAGCTTTTACGTAAAATAGAAGAAAAACTCATTTCACTTATTGACAGTTTCGAATACGGAAACGCCATTAAAAACGGAGTAGGGGTGGCGATCATTGGAAAGCCGAATGCTGGGAAATCTACGCTGCTCAACGCGCTGTTAAAAGAAGAGCGCGCGATTGTGAGTGATATTGCCGGCACAACCCGCGACACTATTGAGGAAATGCTTCATATCAAAGGCAATGCTTTCCGACTGATTGATACCGCGGGTTTGCGCGAAACATCCGATGAGATCGAGAAAATTGGCGTAGCAAAAGCGCGCGAAAAAGTGGCCACTGCCGAAATTTTAGTCTATCTGATCGACAGCACCGAAACCGATATATCGGAGGATGTGGAACTGATCCGCGATCTGGCGCGCTACGATTTATCTTTAATTGTGCTGCTGACAAAGACTGACCTACCTAAAAGCGCCTTACAAAGTGAAGAGATCCGTAACAGCTTACCTGTCCTGGATTTCAAGGACTTTCATCTCATTCCGGTGTCCGCAAAGCAGAACTCAAACCTTGATGAACTTAAAGAAGCATTTACAGGCTATGTGGATGACCTAAATAGCGGCGAAAACAACGTGGTGATCACCAACCAGCGCCATTTCGAGGCGCTGCAGCACTCACTGCAGGCCGTTCATGCTGTGCACGAAGCAGTAAGTTCCAGGATTACCACCGAGCTGCTGGCGTACGAGCTCCGCAACGCTTTGGAATACCTCGGCGAAATATCGGGGGAATTTACCAATGACGAAGTCTTAGGTAATATTTTTTCGAAGTTTTGTATCGGAAAGTAG
- a CDS encoding cAMP-binding proteins - catabolite gene activator and regulatory subunit of cAMP-dependent protein kinases produces the protein MHETLKSFILARSSPDERALAQILSCFSSVKTKRNQILTGRDEVCRHYYFINSGSMRIFTTDKNGNERSRYFAFEGNFVTALPSFIDQLPADEYLQSIEPSELLCITRSDFYSLVENVPAFAKIYTEILELGFIAAQKRIYGFQSFNALEKVRWIIRHQPQVLLRLSNKMAATYLGISPSTLSRIKPRL, from the coding sequence ATGCATGAAACTTTAAAAAGCTTTATTCTGGCCCGTTCGTCACCAGATGAGCGGGCGCTCGCACAAATTCTTTCGTGTTTCAGTTCCGTTAAGACCAAGCGTAACCAGATTCTTACGGGCCGTGATGAAGTTTGCCGGCATTATTACTTTATAAACAGCGGGAGTATGCGAATCTTTACCACGGATAAAAACGGGAATGAAAGATCCCGATATTTTGCATTTGAGGGCAATTTTGTTACTGCACTTCCAAGTTTCATAGACCAGCTGCCGGCAGACGAATACCTGCAGAGCATTGAGCCGTCTGAACTTCTATGTATCACGCGTTCTGATTTTTACAGTTTGGTGGAGAATGTGCCCGCATTTGCTAAAATCTATACCGAAATTCTGGAACTGGGATTTATAGCAGCCCAAAAAAGAATTTATGGATTTCAGAGTTTTAATGCGCTCGAAAAGGTGAGATGGATTATCCGACACCAGCCGCAGGTGCTTTTACGGCTGTCCAACAAAATGGCAGCTACTTATCTTGGCATATCGCCTTCCACATTAAGCAGGATAAAACCACGGTTATAG